The genomic interval GTCTCAAATTGGAACTTTAAGCTTTAATTTAAGGGTTCCTCTCGTTTATGGTTTTACCTGTATTGAATACTAAGTAAGTTCGCAATAACTGAGTACGGATTGCAGAATAATAATTTTTTTTTGTTGAAAAAAGAGGAATCAAAAGTCTTTAAGTAGAAAACTGTATAAGACTAATTTATTGGAGTTAAAAGTATGTTTAAAGACTTATTTCTTAATGCAACAACTATTATTGCTTTCTTTAGCCTAGCAAACCGAATTCTTATTAATGAGGAAATAACACCTGATTCACCCTGGAAAATAAGAATATTCTTTAGTTCAATGAGTGGTATATTAGGGATGCTTTTAATGATTTTTAGTGTTCAAGTTATGTCTGGTGTAATTTTAGATTTTCGGAATATGGCGATAATTTTATCTGCAACGTACTGCGGTCTTGCACCTGCGATTATAACAGGCTTAATAATCGGGATATTCCGATTATATTATGCTGGTTTAACCTTTTCATCAATGATATCTGCATTAACAGCAATCATAATTGGTGTTGGTTGCGGATTTATATCTGAAATTAATATAACTAAGTTACACAAATGGTTATTTATGACTTTGGTGGTTTTAATAATTCCATGTATAACTTTGTCTATCCAAATTAATAACCATTTGTTATTAATTAAAACGATATTCACTTACTGGTTTGGACTAGCCAGTGTTTCCGTATTTATTTATTTTTTTGTTGGATATATGGATTTATTGAAATCAGCTTATAAGAAATATCAATTTGATTCTTCAAAAGACCATCGTACTGGTCTTAATAATGTTAGACAGTTTGACAAAGAGTTTAATAAAATTGTTAATAGATTAACTGAAAACAGTATGATTACTATGTTTTTTATTGATATTGACTTTTTCAAGAAGGTTAACGATGTTTATGGGCATCAAAATGGAGATAGAGTTTTAGAGGAATTGGGTAAAACTCTATTAAGTTCCACTAGTTCAACAGACATTGTATCCCGAAATGGAGGAGAAGAATTTTCCGTGATGATGACAGATTGTCCGAAAGATAAAGTCTTGGAAGTAGCAGAGAGGATTAGAAAAGTAGTCCAAGAACATAAGTTCTATTTAATTGATGGTCAGATAATAAATATTACTATTTCAATTGGCGTTGCAATCTATCCCTATACGGTTAAAGATATTCAAGAGATCGTAAAAAAAGCAGATTTAGCACTATACGAAGCAAAAAGAACGGGCAGAAATAAAGTTGTTATAGCTAAATTATAGAAAGAAAGAAGTATAACCGGCTCTTAATCTATCAGTTGTATCCAGCATCCCTTTTGAGTTTTACTTAGGAATCGAAAACTAATTTATAGCTCTTTTTGGCGTGACGATGCACGTTGGAGTTACTTCATTGTAAGTTTGTTTATGCCTAAATGCTCCCACGGTCAGTTTAAAATATTTAATGCGTTGGTTGAGAGATCGAAATTTTTACACAAATGCATTTTGTTTTTTGAGTTAAAGAGTGGGAGGAGGAGAAAATAGAGGAGTTAA from Desulfosporosinus sp. Sb-LF carries:
- a CDS encoding diguanylate cyclase; translated protein: MFKDLFLNATTIIAFFSLANRILINEEITPDSPWKIRIFFSSMSGILGMLLMIFSVQVMSGVILDFRNMAIILSATYCGLAPAIITGLIIGIFRLYYAGLTFSSMISALTAIIIGVGCGFISEINITKLHKWLFMTLVVLIIPCITLSIQINNHLLLIKTIFTYWFGLASVSVFIYFFVGYMDLLKSAYKKYQFDSSKDHRTGLNNVRQFDKEFNKIVNRLTENSMITMFFIDIDFFKKVNDVYGHQNGDRVLEELGKTLLSSTSSTDIVSRNGGEEFSVMMTDCPKDKVLEVAERIRKVVQEHKFYLIDGQIINITISIGVAIYPYTVKDIQEIVKKADLALYEAKRTGRNKVVIAKL